One region of Pirellulales bacterium genomic DNA includes:
- a CDS encoding ammonium transporter, with the protein MGGYVDSSNGKAVIPTHPTLNIPWLSHMLFQGMFFIITPALIFGAVAERMKFSAMIIFTILWGTLVYIPLAHWVWGNGILAFGQPYALAGGALDFAGGTVVHITSGVSALICALLVGKRFGYGHEPIPPHNMTYTVLGAAMLWIGWFGFNAGSALAADGIAASAFAATHFAAAAAALSWAGIEWITRGKPSVLGAASGVVAGLVCITPACGYVTPIPAIIMGAIAGVVCFYACTALKSKFRYDDSLDAFGVHGVGGTLGAILTGIFATRAVADIDHGRPLGLLEGGHIFLGQLVAVACAWGLAMVATAIILKILDATIGLRVSQQQEIQGLDLSQHG; encoded by the coding sequence GTGGGCGGCTACGTTGATAGCAGCAACGGCAAAGCGGTAATTCCCACGCATCCCACGCTGAATATTCCGTGGCTGTCGCACATGTTGTTTCAAGGAATGTTTTTCATCATCACGCCGGCGCTCATTTTTGGAGCCGTTGCCGAACGCATGAAATTTAGCGCGATGATTATCTTCACCATTTTGTGGGGCACGCTGGTTTACATTCCGCTGGCGCATTGGGTGTGGGGCAACGGCATTTTGGCGTTTGGCCAGCCTTATGCACTGGCCGGCGGCGCTTTGGATTTTGCCGGCGGCACCGTGGTTCATATTACGTCCGGAGTTTCGGCGTTGATTTGTGCGCTGCTGGTCGGCAAGCGGTTCGGCTATGGACACGAGCCCATTCCGCCGCACAATATGACCTACACGGTGTTAGGGGCCGCCATGCTGTGGATCGGTTGGTTCGGCTTCAACGCGGGAAGCGCTTTGGCCGCCGATGGAATTGCCGCCAGCGCCTTTGCCGCAACGCATTTTGCCGCCGCAGCGGCGGCATTATCATGGGCCGGCATCGAATGGATCACACGCGGCAAGCCCAGCGTATTGGGAGCGGCATCGGGAGTGGTGGCCGGCTTAGTTTGCATTACTCCTGCTTGCGGTTATGTGACGCCGATTCCGGCCATCATCATGGGTGCGATTGCTGGAGTTGTTTGCTTTTATGCGTGCACCGCTTTGAAATCGAAATTTCGCTACGACGATTCTTTGGATGCTTTCGGAGTTCACGGGGTGGGTGGAACTTTGGGAGCGATTCTTACCGGCATTTTCGCCACGCGGGCAGTTGCCGATATTGATCATGGTCGGCCGCTGGGATTGCTCGAAGGGGGCCACATTTTCCTGGGGCAATTGGTCGCCGTGGCTTGCGCCTGGGGACTGGCGATGGTGGCTACCGCCATCATTTTGAAGATACTCGATGCTACCATCGGACTGCGAGTCAGCCAGCAGCAAGAAATTCAGGGACTCGACCTTAGCCAACACGGGTAA
- a CDS encoding P-II family nitrogen regulator yields MKKIEAIIRHFKLEDVKTALTEQGILGMTVSEVRGFGRQKGHVEMYRGTEYAVDFVPKVKVEVVVPDNQLQKTLSTIMQAAQTGQIGDGKIFVYDLATALRIRTGEAGDDAV; encoded by the coding sequence ATGAAAAAAATTGAAGCGATTATTCGGCATTTCAAACTTGAGGACGTGAAAACCGCACTCACGGAACAGGGGATACTGGGAATGACCGTTTCCGAGGTGCGCGGATTCGGCCGGCAAAAGGGACATGTCGAAATGTACCGCGGCACGGAGTACGCCGTCGATTTTGTGCCCAAGGTGAAAGTCGAAGTTGTGGTGCCCGACAATCAGTTGCAAAAAACCTTGAGCACCATTATGCAAGCAGCTCAAACCGGCCAAATTGGCGACGGGAAAATTTTCGTCTACGATTTGGCCACCGCGCTGCGAATCCGCACGGGTGAAGCCGGCGACGATGCGGTGTGA
- a CDS encoding cob(I)yrinic acid a,c-diamide adenosyltransferase, translating into MKIYTKTGDSGETGLFAGPRVRKDDLRIEAYGTVDELNAVLGLVRSQALHDVQQKQLAELDTLLAHIQHILFNLGAELATPDPKTRGTSFVRPQEIAVLEGAIDQFEAKLPTLKTFILPGGAAGAAWLHLARTVCRRAERRIVTLAAREGEKFSPHVLIYLNRLSDLLFVLARAANQSAGRSDVPWEKSSS; encoded by the coding sequence ATGAAGATCTACACAAAAACCGGCGATTCGGGCGAAACAGGCCTATTCGCTGGCCCGCGCGTTCGAAAAGATGATTTGCGAATTGAAGCTTACGGCACGGTTGACGAACTGAATGCCGTGCTGGGTTTAGTCCGTAGTCAAGCATTGCACGATGTTCAACAGAAACAGCTGGCGGAGCTCGATACACTATTGGCGCACATTCAGCATATTTTGTTCAACTTGGGCGCCGAGTTAGCCACGCCCGATCCCAAGACGCGCGGCACCAGTTTTGTCAGGCCGCAAGAAATTGCGGTGCTGGAGGGAGCCATCGACCAGTTTGAAGCAAAGCTGCCGACGCTGAAAACATTTATTCTTCCCGGCGGAGCAGCCGGCGCTGCTTGGCTGCATTTGGCCCGCACCGTTTGCCGCCGTGCTGAACGTCGTATAGTGACCTTAGCGGCACGCGAAGGAGAAAAATTTTCGCCGCACGTGTTAATCTATTTAAATCGGCTGAGTGATTTGCTATTTGTGCTGGCCCGCGCTGCGAATCAGAGTGCCGGGCGCTCAGACGTGCCCTGGGAAAAATCAAGTTCATGA